From Anomalospiza imberbis isolate Cuckoo-Finch-1a 21T00152 chromosome 22, ASM3175350v1, whole genome shotgun sequence, a single genomic window includes:
- the LOC137486450 gene encoding keratin, type II cytoskeletal 75-like isoform X1: MVNSLWVCQAQLISGISPTPEPSPPKEGIKGQSQAGGEQLHLQPLPLIPLFLGSLLAAAMSRQCTVRTPARTSFSAASAFIPNASSSSLCLRPASQAGSCGVTTGYGRFIGGFGSRSLHGLGECQRISVAGRDGVSYGPAGFGAGTGISCGFGGAVAGPFGFGGGPGFPAVPFGGIHEVSVNQSLLKPLKLEFHPNIQSIRKDEKDQIQTLNNKFASFIDKVRFLEQQNKVLETKWALLQEQGNKTVRKNIEPLFDTYLNNLRRHLNSLMADKENLGGELSKMQSIAEDFKNKYEEELNKRTDVDIEFVTLKKEVDTAYLDKTKLQARLDSLTEEIDFLRALYEAELSQMQSQISDTSVILTMDNNRSLDMEGIIAEVKAQYEDIANRSRAEAESWYQSRYKELQATAGRHGDDLRNTKQEISELNRHIQRLRSEIDSVKKQVTGLQTAINDAEQRGELALKDARAKLEELETALQKAKGDLARQLREYQELMNVKLALDIEIVTYKKLLEGEECRLSGEGAGSVNICKTTSGMGYGSMNCLSSSGGAGGGVCAGMGMGSISGSGYGTGGSCMVGGSSSSFKSISSSSSTGRCY, from the exons ATGGTGAACTCACTGTGGGTGTGCCAGGCCCAGTTAATCAGCGGGATAAGCCCCACACCGGAGCCATCCCCTCCTAAGGAGGGTATAAAGGGCCAGTCCCAGGCTGGGGGAGAACAGCTTCACCTCCAGCCACTTCCTCTCATTCCTTTATTCCTTGGATCACTCCTGGCAGCTGCCATGTCCCGCCAGTGCACTGTGAGGACCCCAGCCAGAACCAGCTTCAGCGCTGCTTCTGCCTTCATCCCAAAcgccagcagctccagcctctgccTGCGCCCTGCATCCCAAGCTGGAAGCTGTGGGGTCACCACTGGCTATGGAAGGTTCATTGGAGGGTTTGGAAGCAGGAGCCTCCACGGCCTCGGCGAATGCCAGAGGATCTCCGTAGCTGGAAGAGATGGCGTCTCCTACGGACCTGCAGGTTTtggtgctggcactgggatctCCTGTGGGTTTGGTGGGGCAGTTGCTGGTCCGTTTGGGTTTGGTGGTGGCCCTGGATTCCCTGCTGTCCCATTTGGGGGCATCCATGAAGTCTCAGTCAACCAGAGCCTTCTGAAGCCGCTCAAGCTGGAGTTTCACCCCAATATCCAGAGTATCCGTAAGGATGAGAAGGATCAGATTCAAACCCTCAACAATAAATTTGCCTCCTTCATCGACAAG GTCCGATTCCTTGAACAACAAAACAAGGTCCTGGAGACCAAATGGGCTCTTCTGCAAGAACAAGGGAACAAAACAGTGAGAAAGAACATTGAGCCACTTTTTGACACCTACCTAAACAACCTCAGGAGGCACCTGAACAGCCTAATGGCAGACAAGGAGAACCTGGGAGGGGAGCTGAGCAAGATGCAGAGCATTGCTGAGGACTTCAAGAACAA ATATGAAGAGGAGCTCAACAAGCGCACAGATGTCGATATTGAGTTTGTGACCCTGAAAAAG GAGGTGGACACTGCCTATCTGGACAAGACAAAGctgcaggccaggctggattCACTCACAGAGGAGATCGATTTCCTCAGAGCCCTCTACGAAGCT GAGCTGTCCCAGATGCAGAGCCAGATCTCTGACACCTCTGTCATCCTGACCATGGACAACAACCGGAGCCTTGACATGGAGGGCATCATCGCTGAGGTGAAGGCGCAGTACGAGGACATTGCCAACCGGAGCCGCGCCGAGGCCGAGTCCTGGTATCAATCCAGG TACAAGGAGCTGCAGGCCACGGCTGGCAGGCATGGGGATGACCTCCGGAACACCAAACAGGAGATCTCAGAGCTCAACCGCCACATCCAGCGGCTCCGATCTGAGATTGACAGCGTGAAAAAACAG GTCACTGGGTTGCAGACGGCCATCAATGATGCAGAACAGCGTGGGGAGCTGGCCCTCAAGGACGCCAGGGCCAAACTGGAGGAACTGGAGACAGCCTTGCAGAAAGCCAAGGGTGACCTGGCCCGGCAGCTCCGGGAATACCAGGAGCTCATGAATGTCaagctggccctggacattgaGATTGTGACTTATAAGAAACTGCTGGAGGGCGAGGAGTGCAG GCTCTCTGGGGAAGGTGCTGGCTCAGTGAACATCTGTAA AACCACTTCAGGAATGGGATATGGAAGCATGAACTGCCTGAGCTCCAGTGGCGGGGCTGGAGGTGGGGTCTGtgctggaatgggaatgggCTCCATCTCCGGAAGTGGATACGGCACAGGTGGCTCATGCATGGTcggaggcagcagctccagcttcaagtccatctccagcagctcttccaCCGGGAGATGTTATTGA
- the LOC137486450 gene encoding keratin, type II cytoskeletal 6A-like isoform X2 produces the protein MSRQCTVRTPARTSFSAASAFIPNASSSSLCLRPASQAGSCGVTTGYGRFIGGFGSRSLHGLGECQRISVAGRDGVSYGPAGFGAGTGISCGFGGAVAGPFGFGGGPGFPAVPFGGIHEVSVNQSLLKPLKLEFHPNIQSIRKDEKDQIQTLNNKFASFIDKVRFLEQQNKVLETKWALLQEQGNKTVRKNIEPLFDTYLNNLRRHLNSLMADKENLGGELSKMQSIAEDFKNKYEEELNKRTDVDIEFVTLKKEVDTAYLDKTKLQARLDSLTEEIDFLRALYEAELSQMQSQISDTSVILTMDNNRSLDMEGIIAEVKAQYEDIANRSRAEAESWYQSRYKELQATAGRHGDDLRNTKQEISELNRHIQRLRSEIDSVKKQVTGLQTAINDAEQRGELALKDARAKLEELETALQKAKGDLARQLREYQELMNVKLALDIEIVTYKKLLEGEECRLSGEGAGSVNICKTTSGMGYGSMNCLSSSGGAGGGVCAGMGMGSISGSGYGTGGSCMVGGSSSSFKSISSSSSTGRCY, from the exons ATGTCCCGCCAGTGCACTGTGAGGACCCCAGCCAGAACCAGCTTCAGCGCTGCTTCTGCCTTCATCCCAAAcgccagcagctccagcctctgccTGCGCCCTGCATCCCAAGCTGGAAGCTGTGGGGTCACCACTGGCTATGGAAGGTTCATTGGAGGGTTTGGAAGCAGGAGCCTCCACGGCCTCGGCGAATGCCAGAGGATCTCCGTAGCTGGAAGAGATGGCGTCTCCTACGGACCTGCAGGTTTtggtgctggcactgggatctCCTGTGGGTTTGGTGGGGCAGTTGCTGGTCCGTTTGGGTTTGGTGGTGGCCCTGGATTCCCTGCTGTCCCATTTGGGGGCATCCATGAAGTCTCAGTCAACCAGAGCCTTCTGAAGCCGCTCAAGCTGGAGTTTCACCCCAATATCCAGAGTATCCGTAAGGATGAGAAGGATCAGATTCAAACCCTCAACAATAAATTTGCCTCCTTCATCGACAAG GTCCGATTCCTTGAACAACAAAACAAGGTCCTGGAGACCAAATGGGCTCTTCTGCAAGAACAAGGGAACAAAACAGTGAGAAAGAACATTGAGCCACTTTTTGACACCTACCTAAACAACCTCAGGAGGCACCTGAACAGCCTAATGGCAGACAAGGAGAACCTGGGAGGGGAGCTGAGCAAGATGCAGAGCATTGCTGAGGACTTCAAGAACAA ATATGAAGAGGAGCTCAACAAGCGCACAGATGTCGATATTGAGTTTGTGACCCTGAAAAAG GAGGTGGACACTGCCTATCTGGACAAGACAAAGctgcaggccaggctggattCACTCACAGAGGAGATCGATTTCCTCAGAGCCCTCTACGAAGCT GAGCTGTCCCAGATGCAGAGCCAGATCTCTGACACCTCTGTCATCCTGACCATGGACAACAACCGGAGCCTTGACATGGAGGGCATCATCGCTGAGGTGAAGGCGCAGTACGAGGACATTGCCAACCGGAGCCGCGCCGAGGCCGAGTCCTGGTATCAATCCAGG TACAAGGAGCTGCAGGCCACGGCTGGCAGGCATGGGGATGACCTCCGGAACACCAAACAGGAGATCTCAGAGCTCAACCGCCACATCCAGCGGCTCCGATCTGAGATTGACAGCGTGAAAAAACAG GTCACTGGGTTGCAGACGGCCATCAATGATGCAGAACAGCGTGGGGAGCTGGCCCTCAAGGACGCCAGGGCCAAACTGGAGGAACTGGAGACAGCCTTGCAGAAAGCCAAGGGTGACCTGGCCCGGCAGCTCCGGGAATACCAGGAGCTCATGAATGTCaagctggccctggacattgaGATTGTGACTTATAAGAAACTGCTGGAGGGCGAGGAGTGCAG GCTCTCTGGGGAAGGTGCTGGCTCAGTGAACATCTGTAA AACCACTTCAGGAATGGGATATGGAAGCATGAACTGCCTGAGCTCCAGTGGCGGGGCTGGAGGTGGGGTCTGtgctggaatgggaatgggCTCCATCTCCGGAAGTGGATACGGCACAGGTGGCTCATGCATGGTcggaggcagcagctccagcttcaagtccatctccagcagctcttccaCCGGGAGATGTTATTGA